The Marinobacter sp. ANT_B65 genome has a segment encoding these proteins:
- a CDS encoding EAL domain-containing protein: protein MTISKGESTHARIHRLTQIYQTLSEHNHAIIRISDEKELFPMVCKIAVEYGGVSMAWVGISDPESEHIVPIASYGANTDYLKTLRISTHQDQAEEQVPLVTAYRGNHSVVINKWPDEPLSTQLPGQAKHFHWGSCGSFPIPRNGQPFAVLSVYHEEENFFDSDTVNLLDEMAYDLTFALDIFDRDQARRDALEALQANEQRFRAYFERAMFGMAAILPDKNWLEVNQALCDMFGYTYDEFKTLSWVELTHPDDRETSQTLLNQLIEGSVNDFMIEKRYIRKSGDVVDGLLAARAVRNADASLAYIVVLVENITRRKMEERREQMRRLALETVARGSSLDEIMLQVIESAEAIYPQSMCSILLMNDDGTHLQNGAAPSLPDFYNELTAHLKIGPGVGSCGTSAFTGERTIVEDISSHPYWENNREVAARAGLAACWSEPILSKSGKVLGTFAIYRQKPGRPDDQEIALIENAGTLMGIAIERVRSQEELYLAAAIYRNSSEAVLVTDAQNKIIAINPAFVETTGYTLEEIKGKDPAILHSGRHDADFFQAMWQNIEEQGSWQGEVWNRRKDGGTFPEWLTINTIYTDTGDVHCYVAMGSDITNKIRSDEVIWRQANYDFLTDLPNRYMFQDRLEQEIRKSRRERSMLALLFIDLDHFKDVNDTLGHPVGDQLLVKTAERILHCVRGADTVARMGGDEFTVILRDLTQTIDAEKVAEQIISELAAPYFINGETIYAPASIGISFCPGDASDVDQLISNADQAMYASKTSGRNRISYFTRTLQESAQKRLSLITDMRVAVEKNEFELYFQPIINLNSGLIVKAEALIRWNHPEHGIISPVEFIPLAEESGLIVGIGDWVFRDAAAKAKRWVDLFDAGVPVSINVSPVQFQSETLNITEWLTHLRTLGLDEKYLSIEITEGLLLNASKDVKDKLLQFRDAGIQVAIDDFGVGYSALSYLKRFDIDFLKIDQSFIRSLETDQNDLALSEAIVIMAHKLGLKVTAEGVETDAQRRLLLDIGCDNGQGYLFSRPLPAEEFEAFLINSMKPV from the coding sequence TTGACTATCTCCAAGGGTGAATCAACACATGCCCGCATTCACCGGTTGACGCAGATATACCAGACTCTCAGTGAACATAATCACGCCATTATTCGTATAAGTGATGAAAAAGAACTCTTTCCCATGGTCTGCAAGATCGCCGTCGAATACGGTGGCGTCAGCATGGCCTGGGTCGGGATTAGCGACCCGGAATCAGAACACATTGTTCCAATAGCCAGTTACGGCGCAAATACAGACTACCTGAAGACTCTCCGGATCTCGACGCACCAGGACCAAGCGGAAGAGCAGGTGCCTCTCGTTACGGCCTATCGTGGCAACCACTCCGTAGTCATCAATAAATGGCCCGACGAACCACTATCGACGCAGCTCCCGGGCCAGGCGAAACACTTTCACTGGGGCAGTTGTGGCAGTTTTCCCATCCCGAGGAACGGACAGCCTTTTGCAGTTCTATCGGTTTATCACGAGGAAGAAAACTTCTTCGACAGTGATACGGTCAATCTTCTCGACGAAATGGCTTACGACCTTACCTTCGCGCTCGACATCTTCGACCGCGATCAGGCGCGCCGTGACGCACTGGAAGCCCTGCAAGCCAATGAGCAGAGGTTCCGGGCCTATTTTGAGCGAGCCATGTTCGGTATGGCGGCCATCCTCCCTGACAAAAACTGGTTAGAGGTTAACCAGGCTTTGTGTGACATGTTTGGTTACACCTATGATGAGTTCAAAACGCTGAGCTGGGTCGAACTAACCCACCCCGATGACAGGGAAACCAGCCAGACCCTTTTAAACCAGTTAATTGAGGGTTCAGTTAATGACTTCATGATTGAAAAGCGATATATCCGGAAATCCGGTGATGTTGTCGACGGGCTTCTGGCGGCCCGAGCCGTTCGCAATGCAGATGCTAGCCTGGCGTATATTGTCGTGCTGGTTGAAAACATTACACGCCGAAAGATGGAGGAACGCCGGGAACAGATGCGGCGACTGGCTCTTGAGACGGTCGCCAGAGGCAGCTCTCTGGATGAAATCATGCTGCAGGTTATCGAATCCGCTGAGGCAATCTATCCCCAGTCCATGTGCTCGATTCTGCTTATGAACGACGATGGAACACACCTTCAAAATGGCGCCGCACCCAGCCTCCCTGACTTCTACAATGAACTTACCGCGCACCTGAAGATTGGCCCCGGAGTCGGCTCATGCGGCACCTCCGCATTTACGGGAGAGCGTACCATTGTCGAAGATATCTCGTCTCACCCCTATTGGGAAAACAACAGGGAAGTAGCAGCCAGGGCCGGCCTTGCAGCTTGTTGGTCTGAACCTATTCTCTCCAAATCAGGCAAGGTACTGGGTACCTTTGCCATCTATCGCCAGAAACCGGGCCGACCGGACGACCAGGAAATCGCGCTGATAGAAAACGCAGGCACCCTGATGGGCATAGCTATCGAGAGGGTCCGGTCGCAGGAAGAGCTCTATCTTGCCGCCGCCATCTACCGCAACAGCTCCGAAGCAGTGCTTGTGACAGACGCACAGAACAAAATTATTGCCATCAACCCCGCCTTTGTAGAAACAACCGGCTACACCCTTGAAGAAATCAAGGGCAAAGATCCGGCTATTCTTCACTCCGGCCGCCATGATGCCGACTTTTTTCAGGCCATGTGGCAAAATATAGAGGAACAGGGTTCCTGGCAGGGTGAGGTCTGGAATCGTCGCAAGGACGGAGGGACCTTTCCGGAATGGCTCACTATCAATACCATTTACACAGATACCGGTGACGTTCACTGCTATGTGGCCATGGGCTCAGACATCACCAACAAGATCCGTTCTGACGAAGTGATCTGGCGCCAGGCAAACTACGACTTTCTGACCGATCTGCCAAACCGGTACATGTTCCAGGACCGGCTTGAACAGGAAATCCGAAAATCCCGGCGTGAAAGGTCCATGCTGGCCCTGCTGTTTATCGACCTGGACCACTTCAAGGATGTGAACGACACTCTCGGGCACCCGGTAGGTGACCAGTTACTGGTAAAGACAGCAGAACGTATCCTCCATTGCGTAAGGGGCGCAGATACCGTGGCCCGGATGGGCGGCGACGAGTTCACCGTAATCCTGCGTGATCTGACACAGACCATCGATGCTGAAAAAGTTGCCGAACAGATCATCAGCGAACTGGCCGCGCCCTATTTTATCAACGGAGAGACAATCTATGCGCCGGCCAGCATCGGTATCAGTTTCTGCCCGGGCGATGCTTCAGATGTTGACCAGCTGATCAGCAACGCCGACCAGGCCATGTATGCATCCAAGACTTCCGGGCGCAACCGCATCAGTTATTTTACCCGCACCCTGCAGGAGTCAGCCCAGAAACGCCTGAGCCTGATCACCGATATGCGTGTAGCTGTCGAAAAAAACGAGTTCGAGCTGTATTTCCAGCCGATCATTAATCTGAACAGCGGGCTCATCGTCAAAGCCGAAGCTCTGATACGCTGGAATCATCCGGAACACGGAATCATCAGCCCCGTAGAGTTTATTCCCCTGGCGGAAGAAAGCGGGCTGATTGTCGGGATTGGTGACTGGGTGTTCCGGGACGCAGCAGCCAAAGCCAAACGCTGGGTTGATCTGTTTGATGCTGGAGTACCGGTATCAATCAACGTATCTCCGGTACAGTTTCAGAGCGAGACCCTGAATATCACGGAGTGGCTGACGCACCTGAGGACTCTGGGGCTGGATGAAAAATACCTGAGCATAGAAATTACCGAAGGTCTGCTTCTTAATGCCAGCAAGGATGTGAAAGACAAACTGCTGCAATTTCGTGATGCCGGGATTCAGGTGGCTATTGATGATTTTGGTGTGGGCTACTCAGCCCTCTCTTACCTCAAGCGGTTTGATATCGACTTTCTGAAGATTGACCAGTCTTTTATCAGGAGCCTGGAAACCGACCAGAACGACCTGGCGCTTTCCGAAGCTATCGTAATCATGGCTCATAAGCTCGGCCTGAAGGTCACTGCAGAAGGCGTTGAAACCGACGCTCAACGCCGCCTGCTGCTGGACATTGGCTGCGACAATGGACAGGGTTACCTGTTTTCCCGGCCCCTGCCCGCTGAGGAGTTCGAAGCCTTCCTCATAAACAGCATGAAGCCGGTCTGA
- a CDS encoding Replicative DNA helicase, producing the protein MINTRIYKSVYALAEKLMEADKQADKAAFDSLYAELKSVCIDNENTDTDHPEQWETLADFTEDLDEALKGYEKALDKAVAINAKDHMASIAFSMATLQVESGQTDAAIKNLQDAKTHANKIDDKEFKNEIDDLLERLLAD; encoded by the coding sequence ATGATTAATACCAGAATATATAAATCCGTCTATGCCCTGGCTGAGAAGCTGATGGAGGCTGATAAACAAGCTGATAAAGCAGCATTTGATTCGCTTTATGCAGAGTTGAAGTCTGTTTGCATCGACAACGAAAACACCGATACAGACCACCCGGAACAATGGGAAACACTTGCAGACTTCACAGAAGATCTGGACGAGGCTCTAAAAGGTTACGAAAAAGCCCTGGATAAAGCCGTTGCTATCAATGCGAAAGATCATATGGCGTCGATCGCATTTTCCATGGCAACGCTGCAGGTTGAATCAGGTCAAACCGATGCAGCTATCAAAAACCTTCAGGATGCTAAAACACATGCGAACAAAATTGACGACAAAGAATTTAAAAATGAAATAGATGATCTGCTTGAAAGGCTGTTGGCTGACTAG
- the ehuA gene encoding ectoine/hydroxyectoine ABC transporter ATP-binding protein EhuA, protein MSQYPLKLEGDKVPMVRFQNVTKKYGELTVLDGLNLDVTEGEMVTIIGPSGSGKTTVLRMLMTLETIDSGVIYVDGEPLTHMVKNGRLVRANAAHQRQMRAKIGMCFQHFNLFPHMTALANCMEGPVHVLGLSKEEARERALELLDMVGMAGKRDQHPSRLSGGQQQRVAIARALAMRPKVMLFDEVTSALDPEVISEVTSVIRSLVDQHNLTMLMVTHQIGFAREISDRVCFFFRGKIEEQGAPEILLDAPRKERTQQFLSAVMSAN, encoded by the coding sequence ATGAGCCAATACCCACTGAAACTTGAGGGCGACAAGGTGCCCATGGTCCGGTTTCAGAACGTGACCAAAAAATATGGCGAACTGACCGTACTCGACGGGCTGAATCTGGATGTCACAGAAGGCGAGATGGTAACCATAATCGGGCCCTCGGGTTCGGGCAAAACTACCGTTCTGCGCATGCTGATGACACTGGAAACAATCGATAGTGGTGTAATCTATGTAGACGGAGAACCGCTCACCCACATGGTGAAAAACGGTCGCCTGGTACGCGCCAATGCGGCTCATCAGCGCCAGATGCGAGCCAAAATCGGCATGTGTTTTCAGCATTTCAACCTGTTCCCCCACATGACAGCACTTGCCAACTGCATGGAAGGACCAGTGCATGTTCTGGGCCTGTCAAAAGAAGAAGCCAGGGAACGGGCGCTCGAACTTCTGGACATGGTTGGCATGGCAGGTAAGCGCGATCAGCACCCATCGAGGCTTTCCGGTGGGCAGCAGCAAAGGGTTGCCATCGCCCGCGCGCTCGCTATGCGTCCAAAAGTGATGTTATTTGACGAGGTAACGTCGGCTCTGGATCCGGAAGTTATCAGCGAAGTTACCAGCGTGATCCGCAGTCTGGTCGACCAACACAACCTGACTATGCTGATGGTGACTCACCAGATAGGCTTTGCACGGGAAATTTCTGACCGGGTTTGTTTTTTCTTCCGTGGAAAGATTGAGGAGCAGGGAGCGCCGGAAATACTGCTCGACGCCCCCCGGAAAGAACGCACTCAGCAGTTCCTGAGTGCGGTTATGAGCGCAAATTAG
- the ehuC gene encoding ectoine/hydroxyectoine ABC transporter permease subunit EhuC, whose product MPYRDFLVTYSDRFIDGTLITLGQFGLAVLVAIFAALISGLMKMAHSKTVRAAATVYIELFRGTSLLVQLYWFYFVLPLFGFTLEKFTAGFLTVGLCYGAYGAELVRGAIQSVPRGQWEAAQALNMSPAQRMRRIILPQALVTILPPWGNLMIEILKGTALVSLISVADLMFETRQINNNTYLSAQAFGTALIIYYIFARFMLTPIMRWLERVMARKIGRT is encoded by the coding sequence ATGCCCTATCGCGATTTCCTTGTAACCTACAGTGACCGTTTCATCGACGGTACGCTGATAACACTGGGACAGTTCGGACTGGCAGTTCTCGTGGCGATTTTCGCAGCACTCATCTCGGGTCTGATGAAAATGGCACATTCAAAAACCGTACGCGCTGCCGCTACCGTTTATATAGAGCTTTTTCGCGGCACGTCGCTGCTGGTTCAGCTTTACTGGTTTTACTTTGTTCTGCCACTCTTTGGTTTCACTCTGGAAAAGTTCACCGCAGGCTTTCTTACGGTGGGGCTTTGCTATGGCGCCTACGGTGCCGAGCTGGTCCGCGGCGCAATCCAGTCTGTACCCAGAGGCCAGTGGGAAGCCGCGCAGGCACTGAATATGTCACCAGCCCAGCGCATGCGACGGATTATCCTGCCGCAGGCACTGGTCACTATATTGCCGCCCTGGGGCAACCTGATGATCGAGATTCTGAAAGGCACAGCCCTGGTCTCCCTGATTTCAGTCGCCGACCTGATGTTTGAAACCCGCCAGATCAACAACAACACATACCTTTCAGCTCAGGCGTTCGGTACCGCACTTATTATCTATTATATTTTTGCGCGGTTTATGCTGACACCCATCATGCGCTGGCTCGAAAGGGTCATGGCTCGCAAAATCGGACGAACCTGA
- the ehuD gene encoding ectoine/hydroxyectoine ABC transporter permease subunit EhuD gives MLDWKLDFTWEILPRLIVAAGNTMLAAGGGYVIAVILGLVFALAQRTPSRTLTFVVRELVEFVRSTPLLLQIFFIYYVGPQFGLRLSPWTAGLIAIGLHYAAYLSEVYRGGIENVPKGQWEAARAINLSTSQTYRRIIIPQALPPALAGMGNYLVGILKDTPMLSVIGVAELMHTANSIGADNFRYLEPYTLVGLIFLAISLPTAWFIRRFDKALRRKMGLTR, from the coding sequence ATGCTCGACTGGAAACTGGATTTCACCTGGGAAATTCTGCCCCGCCTGATCGTCGCTGCAGGTAATACAATGCTGGCCGCCGGTGGCGGCTATGTTATAGCCGTGATACTCGGGCTGGTGTTTGCTCTTGCGCAACGCACGCCTTCGCGCACACTGACCTTCGTGGTGCGCGAACTGGTGGAATTCGTGCGTTCAACGCCACTGTTGCTGCAGATCTTCTTCATTTACTACGTTGGCCCCCAGTTTGGCCTGCGTCTGTCACCCTGGACAGCGGGCCTTATCGCCATTGGTCTGCACTATGCTGCGTACCTTTCTGAAGTTTATCGGGGTGGTATTGAAAACGTACCCAAGGGCCAGTGGGAAGCGGCCCGGGCCATCAACCTGTCAACCTCCCAGACCTACCGCCGCATTATCATCCCGCAAGCCCTTCCTCCGGCACTTGCAGGCATGGGCAACTACCTGGTTGGCATCCTCAAAGATACGCCGATGCTGTCCGTAATCGGGGTGGCTGAACTGATGCACACTGCCAACTCTATTGGCGCCGATAACTTCCGCTACCTGGAACCCTACACTCTCGTCGGCCTTATTTTTCTTGCTATATCACTGCCAACCGCCTGGTTCATCCGGCGATTTGACAAGGCATTGCGCCGCAAAATGGGACTGACCAGATGA
- a CDS encoding DUF6172 family protein, translated as MKKTFKLDHPKIKVPRVVDSVKHEIRKFLKKERKKPLPSGAKYWGFDCKFGQSEETAVEVELSSVMEKIDDLVANNIMTIYVEITAKAVTTGGTSPGQEH; from the coding sequence ATGAAGAAGACCTTCAAGTTAGACCATCCAAAAATCAAAGTGCCTCGCGTCGTAGATTCGGTCAAGCACGAGATCAGAAAATTCCTCAAAAAAGAACGCAAGAAACCCCTGCCGTCCGGTGCTAAATATTGGGGTTTCGATTGCAAATTCGGGCAGTCTGAAGAAACGGCTGTTGAGGTGGAACTGTCATCGGTAATGGAAAAAATCGATGACCTTGTTGCAAACAACATCATGACCATTTACGTGGAGATTACTGCGAAAGCTGTGACAACTGGTGGAACCTCGCCTGGACAGGAGCACTAG
- a CDS encoding DsbA family oxidoreductase produces MKKIQIDIVSDIACPWCAIGYARLEKAMAQLAPEYEFSIEWHAFELNPDHSGEGEPILPALARKYGKSEEEARATQNQMMAIAMGLGINFGKLQERLTCNTFDAHRLVKWAGEQGQQTGLKQALFDAYFGKGYNVSSHDVLLRCVEDLGLDSAKAKEVLDSDQYARAVREDEAEYHKAGITAVPAFIINNKYLIAGAQEPDVLVQALQEIGAD; encoded by the coding sequence ATGAAAAAGATACAGATTGATATTGTTTCCGACATCGCCTGCCCGTGGTGCGCCATTGGTTACGCGCGCCTGGAAAAGGCGATGGCGCAACTGGCGCCAGAGTATGAATTCAGCATTGAATGGCATGCGTTTGAACTGAATCCGGATCACAGTGGTGAGGGTGAGCCTATTCTGCCCGCTCTGGCCCGAAAGTACGGGAAGAGCGAGGAAGAGGCGCGAGCAACCCAGAATCAGATGATGGCGATCGCGATGGGGCTGGGCATTAACTTTGGGAAGCTGCAGGAGCGATTAACCTGCAATACCTTTGATGCTCACCGGTTGGTTAAGTGGGCCGGCGAGCAGGGCCAGCAAACTGGCCTCAAGCAGGCGCTGTTCGACGCTTATTTTGGCAAAGGGTATAACGTCTCCAGCCACGACGTTCTTCTCCGGTGTGTTGAGGATCTGGGGCTGGATTCAGCGAAAGCGAAGGAGGTGCTGGACTCGGATCAGTATGCCCGTGCGGTGCGTGAGGATGAGGCTGAATATCACAAGGCAGGTATAACGGCGGTGCCTGCGTTCATAATCAACAACAAGTACCTCATTGCCGGAGCCCAGGAGCCCGATGTTCTGGTGCAGGCGCTGCAGGAGATTGGCGCGGATTGA
- the corA gene encoding magnesium/cobalt transporter CorA: protein MAFFNNHYHRPGAAPGTLVATQKPVTPVTIQLIDYTDSSIEEHRLASARDCQQFLARDTKTWIQVNGHVDPDTLKSFGEMFDLHDLALEDVINCGQRPKTELYDDQLFIIAAMPVYDGRNLELVQVSLFVGKNYLICFCPLADDPFEPVRKRMRQPGNRRFASRGIDYLLYALVDFIIDAGFPVLEQFGGQLEALEEDLLDSPDQNTLSSLHELKRELLTLRRVLWPQRDLVATLMRGEDELIRADTLVYFRDCYGHSIQIIELLESFRDMSTSMLDLYLSSVSQRTNDTMRVLTIIATIFIPLTFVVGVYGMNFNHPDSPWAMPELHWYYGYPMVWGIMVITVLGLVWFFRRRHWI from the coding sequence CACCCGGAACTCTTGTGGCCACACAGAAACCGGTAACGCCGGTCACAATTCAGCTGATTGACTATACGGATTCCTCGATTGAGGAGCATCGCCTTGCTTCAGCGCGCGATTGCCAGCAATTTCTGGCCCGCGACACCAAAACCTGGATTCAGGTGAATGGGCATGTGGATCCCGACACGCTCAAGAGCTTTGGTGAGATGTTTGATCTCCACGATCTGGCACTGGAAGATGTCATCAACTGTGGTCAGCGCCCCAAAACTGAACTTTACGATGATCAGCTTTTCATCATCGCTGCGATGCCCGTTTACGATGGCAGGAATCTTGAACTGGTTCAGGTCAGCCTGTTTGTCGGCAAAAATTACCTGATCTGTTTTTGTCCTCTGGCTGATGATCCTTTCGAGCCGGTGCGCAAGCGTATGCGACAACCCGGTAACCGCCGTTTTGCAAGCCGTGGGATTGATTATCTGCTGTATGCTCTTGTGGATTTCATTATCGATGCCGGTTTCCCGGTACTGGAGCAATTCGGCGGCCAGCTTGAAGCTCTTGAGGAAGACTTGCTGGACAGTCCCGATCAGAACACCCTGTCGTCATTGCATGAGCTTAAAAGGGAACTCCTGACCTTGCGGAGGGTACTCTGGCCGCAGCGCGACCTTGTTGCGACGCTGATGCGGGGCGAGGACGAACTGATCCGTGCGGACACACTGGTGTATTTCCGGGATTGCTATGGCCACAGCATTCAGATAATCGAATTACTTGAGAGCTTTCGTGACATGTCCACCAGCATGCTCGACCTCTACCTCTCCAGTGTGAGTCAGCGTACCAACGATACGATGAGGGTGCTGACGATTATCGCGACCATTTTTATTCCGCTGACGTTTGTGGTGGGCGTCTACGGGATGAATTTCAATCACCCTGACAGCCCCTGGGCTATGCCGGAACTGCATTGGTATTATGGCTACCCGATGGTTTGGGGCATCATGGTGATAACCGTTCTGGGCCTGGTCTGGTTTTTCAGGCGCCGGCACTGGATATAG
- a CDS encoding zinc-dependent alcohol dehydrogenase family protein, with product MKLATVSHPFGLDQLKVTEGKEPGEPGPDEILVRIHANSLNYHDYAVVVGALPTANNRIPMADGAGVVEAVGEGVSEFAVGDHVVSTFFPHWLDGPAPIDNFSTTPGDGVDGYARERVVGPARGFTHAPKGYSHAEAATLTTAGLTAWRALVVNGNLKAGDTVLTLGTGGVSIFAVQFAKMMGARVIATSSSDTKLERLKALGANETINYKTTPAWGQRVLELTGGQGADHVIEVGGPGTLPESIDAVRIGGHISLIGILTGVAGDVPTLKLLAKQARLEGLIVGSRAQQQEMIRAIEANDMHPVIDSSFSLDEIADAFRYEESGAHFGKICLEF from the coding sequence ATGAAGCTCGCAACAGTATCCCACCCATTCGGACTGGACCAGCTCAAAGTAACCGAGGGCAAGGAGCCCGGCGAACCGGGCCCGGACGAGATCCTGGTGCGGATTCACGCCAATTCACTGAACTATCACGACTACGCTGTGGTTGTCGGAGCACTGCCAACCGCAAATAACCGCATCCCCATGGCGGATGGGGCGGGTGTGGTTGAGGCGGTCGGCGAAGGCGTGAGCGAGTTTGCAGTAGGTGATCATGTCGTCTCAACCTTCTTTCCTCATTGGCTTGACGGGCCAGCACCGATTGATAATTTCAGTACCACGCCCGGCGATGGGGTCGATGGCTATGCCCGGGAACGGGTAGTCGGCCCGGCCCGGGGTTTTACCCATGCCCCCAAAGGCTACAGCCATGCAGAAGCGGCGACGCTTACGACTGCCGGGCTTACCGCGTGGCGGGCACTGGTGGTAAACGGTAATCTGAAAGCCGGTGATACGGTTCTTACCCTGGGCACTGGTGGCGTCTCCATTTTTGCCGTGCAGTTTGCAAAGATGATGGGGGCCCGGGTGATTGCTACTTCATCGTCCGATACAAAGCTTGAGCGCCTGAAGGCGTTGGGGGCCAATGAAACCATCAACTACAAAACCACGCCGGCCTGGGGCCAGCGGGTGCTGGAACTGACCGGCGGCCAGGGAGCGGATCACGTTATTGAAGTGGGTGGCCCCGGTACCTTGCCGGAATCCATTGACGCCGTCCGTATTGGTGGCCATATCTCGCTGATTGGTATTCTTACCGGTGTCGCGGGCGATGTTCCCACCCTTAAACTGCTGGCCAAACAGGCCCGCCTGGAAGGTCTGATCGTTGGCAGCAGGGCTCAGCAGCAGGAAATGATTCGCGCCATTGAGGCCAACGATATGCATCCGGTAATTGACAGTTCATTCTCTTTGGACGAAATTGCAGATGCTTTCCGCTATGAAGAATCTGGCGCGCACTTCGGCAAGATTTGTCTGGAGTTTTAG
- a CDS encoding DUF1456 family protein, with protein MNNNDILRRVRYIFDYSDQLMVSIFKLGGHEGSKPELAAWLAREGEPGFVLCPDEKLIRFLNGLIIKNRGAKSPEIPVPEAVLTNNVVLRKLKIALNLQADDLLEILELNGFTLSKHELSALFRRPGHQNYRECLDQLLRNILDGMEKRYRKRL; from the coding sequence ATCAACAATAACGATATCTTGCGCCGGGTGCGTTATATCTTCGATTATAGCGATCAGCTTATGGTTTCTATATTCAAACTGGGCGGGCATGAGGGTAGTAAGCCCGAACTGGCTGCCTGGCTGGCGCGTGAAGGAGAGCCCGGGTTTGTATTGTGCCCGGATGAAAAGCTTATCCGCTTTCTGAATGGGCTGATCATAAAGAACCGGGGGGCTAAAAGCCCGGAAATACCGGTGCCGGAAGCGGTACTGACCAACAATGTTGTGCTGCGGAAGCTGAAAATCGCGTTGAACCTGCAGGCGGACGACTTGCTTGAGATCCTTGAACTGAATGGCTTTACTTTAAGCAAGCATGAATTAAGCGCTTTATTCCGACGCCCTGGCCATCAAAACTATCGGGAATGCCTGGACCAATTGCTGCGCAATATCCTTGATGGAATGGAAAAACGCTACAGGAAGCGCTTATAG
- a CDS encoding transporter substrate-binding domain-containing protein: MRLLKNTCAKTLALVLGVVGVTSLSQAGTLEDRIESGETIRLGFAAAPPWAYAGDDGSARGFVNGIAVDVLKRMGYTNIEPVLTDWSSLIPSLKARRVDIVTGGMYIIKARCENMDFSDPIGAFGDTFVVPKGNPKNLETYQDLIDQKLTMVAPSGYNTLADARDAGVPSSNIMEVPGTTEALAALRAGRTDAVPINVLEAKHAADMDENFDISDPEVFVGREKQVVGIGFRPEDSAFREAFNKALKDYMGSDEMMATVTPDEYIKAFLPTGQTTEAACKSD, translated from the coding sequence GTGAGATTATTAAAAAATACATGTGCTAAAACGTTAGCGCTGGTGTTGGGTGTTGTGGGTGTGACCAGTCTGTCTCAGGCAGGTACGCTGGAGGATCGTATTGAATCCGGCGAGACAATCCGTCTGGGGTTTGCAGCCGCGCCGCCTTGGGCCTACGCGGGTGATGATGGTTCAGCCAGGGGGTTTGTGAATGGTATAGCTGTTGATGTACTCAAACGCATGGGTTACACCAACATCGAACCGGTCCTGACCGACTGGTCCAGCCTGATTCCCAGCCTGAAAGCACGCCGGGTGGATATTGTCACGGGTGGGATGTATATCATTAAGGCGCGATGTGAAAATATGGATTTTTCGGATCCTATTGGCGCTTTTGGTGATACGTTTGTAGTACCCAAGGGTAACCCCAAAAATCTTGAAACCTATCAGGATCTGATTGACCAGAAACTTACGATGGTTGCGCCTTCGGGTTACAACACGTTGGCGGATGCCAGAGATGCCGGCGTTCCCTCCAGCAACATCATGGAAGTACCAGGCACAACAGAAGCTCTGGCTGCATTGCGTGCAGGTCGTACCGATGCTGTTCCTATTAATGTTCTGGAAGCCAAGCACGCTGCAGATATGGATGAAAATTTCGATATCTCAGACCCTGAGGTTTTCGTGGGCCGTGAGAAGCAGGTTGTTGGTATCGGTTTCCGCCCTGAAGACAGTGCGTTTCGTGAGGCGTTCAACAAAGCCCTGAAAGACTACATGGGCTCTGATGAAATGATGGCAACGGTTACGCCTGATGAGTACATCAAGGCGTTTCTGCCTACAGGACAGACCACCGAAGCTGCCTGCAAGTCTGACTAA